The following are encoded together in the Aerococcus mictus genome:
- a CDS encoding LCP family glycopolymer transferase — MKQSSIQENRRSYRHHQPDDNKNNGKTKKIFKGLGLVLGIIVVVFIIRLAFNFFNFSGAIYQNVDRENMRDSRISLKDGDPVNILLEGIDNGALMYENVKDGRSDVMMVITINPKEGKSTILSLPRDTLAPQGKTNDFNKLNHAYMNGGMEDSINSIQRFLDVPIDHYVEVNMQGFIDIIDGMGGIEITSPMTFEQDGVSFTEGETRTLSGKEAMMYVRMRKMDPEGDIGRQKRQQQLVQAVIDRLLSMDTVFNYEEILNTLGDNLRTDLRPNDMLALQQNYLQALKNPIHLVFDDWLDLNLTFGWYLAIEEEDRIRMSNRIRALLELEPTQSAIVYPVSFNIPPVYFPVSDLNGNGILEDEEMAIKPGVYEKDKLDRLIEKEFGEEGLNYEAQNQPQVDDASGDTVRPSENGLPQAESQQPAYQPQAPVSPTPAPQPQAPAPLPQAPAPQAPGLGVNRAQQPAAGGGAVAPENTVPAPAAPGSY, encoded by the coding sequence ATGAAGCAATCGTCAATTCAAGAAAATCGACGGAGCTACCGCCACCATCAACCGGATGATAATAAGAATAACGGTAAGACAAAGAAAATTTTTAAGGGACTGGGCCTGGTTTTAGGAATTATTGTAGTCGTCTTTATTATTCGCTTAGCCTTTAACTTCTTTAATTTTTCCGGGGCCATCTATCAGAATGTTGACCGGGAAAATATGCGTGATAGTCGGATATCGCTCAAGGATGGCGACCCGGTAAATATTTTACTCGAGGGGATCGATAATGGCGCTTTAATGTATGAAAATGTTAAAGATGGTCGTTCAGATGTCATGATGGTGATTACCATCAACCCCAAAGAGGGCAAATCAACCATCCTAAGCCTCCCCCGCGACACCCTGGCTCCCCAAGGGAAGACTAATGACTTCAATAAATTGAACCATGCTTATATGAATGGGGGTATGGAGGACTCCATTAATTCCATCCAACGTTTCCTTGATGTCCCTATTGACCATTATGTTGAAGTCAATATGCAAGGGTTCATTGATATTATTGATGGCATGGGCGGTATTGAAATTACGTCACCCATGACTTTTGAACAAGATGGAGTCAGCTTTACTGAAGGTGAAACACGGACCTTATCTGGTAAGGAAGCCATGATGTATGTACGGATGCGTAAAATGGATCCTGAGGGGGATATTGGCCGTCAAAAACGCCAACAACAATTGGTTCAAGCTGTTATTGACCGACTCTTATCCATGGATACGGTCTTTAACTATGAAGAAATTTTAAATACTCTCGGTGATAATTTGCGGACTGATTTACGGCCCAATGACATGCTGGCCCTCCAACAAAATTATTTACAAGCCCTTAAGAATCCTATCCACTTAGTCTTTGATGACTGGTTAGATTTGAATTTAACTTTTGGTTGGTATTTAGCGATTGAGGAAGAAGACCGCATCCGCATGTCTAATCGGATTCGGGCCTTACTGGAACTGGAACCCACCCAGTCGGCCATTGTTTACCCGGTAAGCTTTAATATTCCACCAGTCTATTTCCCTGTTTCGGATTTAAATGGTAATGGCATTCTTGAAGACGAAGAAATGGCCATTAAACCGGGCGTTTATGAGAAAGATAAACTCGACCGTTTGATTGAAAAAGAATTTGGAGAAGAAGGGCTAAATTATGAGGCTCAAAATCAACCGCAAGTTGACGATGCTTCAGGGGACACGGTGAGACCAAGCGAAAATGGCTTGCCTCAAGCTGAAAGTCAGCAACCTGCCTATCAGCCACAAGCACCGGTTAGTCCGACTCCCGCCCCCCAGCCTCAAGCTCCCGCACCTCTCCCTCAAGCTCCGGCTCCCCAAGCTCCAGGTCTAGGAGTCAACCGAGCCCAACAACCGGCAGCAGGAGGGGGAGCAGTGGCACCAGAAAACACAGTGCCCGCTCCCGCAGCTCCGGGAAGCTATTAA
- the coaD gene encoding pantetheine-phosphate adenylyltransferase yields the protein MGIRNALYAGSFDPMTKGHVDMIERASRIFDTLYVAVAVNTTKQALFSDEEKLALAKEALAGLDNVEVMRLTGGLTIDLAKSLNCCALIRGVRNVKDFEYETNIALMNKLQADDVETLLMLSDEKYRFVSSSLIKETAYFGGDVSALVPECVNQAIIAKFNKEHGKD from the coding sequence ATGGGCATTAGAAATGCACTATACGCTGGTAGCTTTGATCCAATGACTAAAGGTCATGTCGATATGATTGAGCGCGCTAGCCGTATTTTTGATACCCTCTATGTTGCTGTAGCAGTGAACACCACTAAACAAGCCCTCTTTAGCGATGAAGAAAAATTAGCTTTGGCTAAAGAAGCCTTAGCTGGGTTGGATAATGTGGAAGTTATGCGTCTCACGGGTGGTTTGACCATTGACTTAGCCAAATCTCTGAATTGCTGTGCCCTCATTCGTGGCGTCCGCAATGTCAAAGACTTTGAGTATGAGACTAACATTGCCTTGATGAATAAACTGCAAGCGGATGATGTCGAAACCTTACTCATGCTGTCGGATGAAAAATACCGCTTCGTCTCTTCCAGTCTTATCAAAGAAACCGCCTATTTCGGTGGTGATGTCTCTGCCTTAGTGCCTGAATGTGTCAATCAGGCCATTATTGCTAAGTTCAATAAAGAACACGGAAAAGATTAA